In the Sinorhizobium arboris LMG 14919 genome, one interval contains:
- the pdxA gene encoding 4-hydroxythreonine-4-phosphate dehydrogenase PdxA encodes MNETSIGPVALTMGDPAGIGPDISLSVWAKRADRPTPPFLYVGDPAVLAARAKLLGQTVPICETDCLGAVSAFQHALPVLPVRTPAPVVPGRPDAANASAVTDAIDTAVRLVMAGEASAIATNPIAKAVLYEAGFRFPGHTEYLADLAARATGVDALLPVMMLAGPKLRAVPVTIHIPLKDVPAALTPDLIYKTCTITAADLVSRFGLPAPRLAIAGLNPHAGEGGALGREDDATIRPVVDRLRAEGLDVVGPLPADTMFHDRAREAYDVAICMYHDQALIPAKALGFDDSVNVTLGLPFIRTSPDHGTAFSLAGKEIARDESLLAALRLAAELARNAEGMKR; translated from the coding sequence ATGAACGAGACGAGCATCGGACCGGTCGCCCTGACCATGGGCGATCCGGCTGGAATCGGTCCGGATATCAGCCTTTCCGTCTGGGCGAAGCGGGCCGACCGGCCGACGCCGCCGTTTCTTTACGTGGGCGATCCGGCGGTGCTTGCCGCACGCGCCAAGCTCCTGGGTCAGACGGTGCCGATATGCGAGACCGATTGTCTCGGGGCCGTCTCCGCCTTTCAGCATGCCCTGCCCGTTTTGCCGGTTCGCACCCCTGCTCCGGTCGTTCCCGGTCGCCCCGACGCGGCGAATGCTTCCGCCGTTACCGATGCGATCGACACCGCCGTCCGGCTCGTGATGGCAGGCGAGGCTTCCGCCATCGCAACCAATCCGATCGCCAAGGCGGTGCTTTACGAGGCAGGCTTCCGCTTCCCGGGCCACACCGAATATCTCGCTGATCTCGCCGCGCGAGCAACGGGCGTAGACGCCCTGCTGCCGGTGATGATGCTGGCAGGACCGAAGCTGCGCGCCGTTCCGGTCACGATCCATATCCCGCTCAAGGACGTTCCTGCGGCACTGACACCGGATTTGATCTACAAGACCTGCACGATTACCGCAGCCGACCTCGTAAGCCGCTTCGGCCTGCCAGCGCCGCGTCTGGCGATTGCCGGCCTCAATCCGCACGCGGGCGAAGGCGGCGCACTCGGCCGGGAGGACGATGCCACCATCCGGCCCGTCGTCGACCGCCTGCGCGCCGAGGGGCTGGACGTCGTCGGCCCCTTGCCGGCGGACACCATGTTCCACGACCGTGCGAGAGAGGCCTATGACGTCGCCATCTGCATGTATCACGATCAGGCGTTGATACCGGCCAAGGCGCTTGGTTTCGACGACAGCGTCAACGTCACCCTCGGCCTGCCCTTCATCAGAACCTCGCCGGACCATGGGACCGCTTTCAGTCTGGCCGGAAAAGAGATCGCGCGCGACGAAAGCCTTCTGGCGGCACTGCGACTTGCGGCGGAACTTGCCCGCAATGCCGAAGGGATGAAGCGCTGA
- a CDS encoding peptidylprolyl isomerase yields MMMGGKNSIVRMLSAAALAVALSGAAGTASRAMAASTVEVVVNGTVITSGDVAKRVAFLRLQRQSGGAAEAKQQLIEEVLKRAEIARVQQSVSTDEVDAAFARFAAGNKLSPEQLGKILDQAGVGVDHFKQYIAVQMSWPRLVNFRYGSGSRLSGGDLVKRMMQDGGNKPVTTEYFLQQVIFVIPEAKRGAITAKRQAEANASRSKFPGCDTSKAFAANYRDVSIRSLGRILAQQLPEDWKPLVEQAGDGMTTGTRVTEKGVEYLAICKKRQVNDDAAAEIVFRAEDLGKKKAGGEDPNSAKYLEELRSKAQIVNK; encoded by the coding sequence ATGATGATGGGCGGGAAAAACTCGATCGTTAGGATGCTTTCGGCGGCTGCGCTGGCGGTTGCGCTGAGTGGTGCCGCGGGTACGGCGTCCCGCGCGATGGCGGCGAGTACGGTCGAGGTGGTCGTCAACGGCACCGTGATCACCTCCGGCGATGTCGCCAAGCGGGTCGCCTTCCTTCGTCTTCAGCGGCAGAGCGGCGGCGCAGCCGAAGCGAAACAGCAGCTCATCGAGGAGGTATTGAAACGCGCCGAGATCGCCCGCGTTCAACAGTCCGTCAGCACAGACGAGGTAGATGCCGCCTTTGCCCGTTTCGCCGCCGGGAACAAGCTTTCGCCGGAGCAGCTCGGCAAGATCCTCGATCAGGCCGGCGTCGGGGTCGACCATTTCAAGCAGTATATCGCAGTCCAGATGAGCTGGCCGCGCCTCGTCAATTTCCGCTACGGCAGCGGCAGCCGCCTTTCCGGCGGGGACCTCGTCAAGCGCATGATGCAGGACGGCGGCAACAAGCCGGTGACGACGGAATATTTTCTGCAGCAGGTCATCTTCGTCATTCCAGAAGCGAAGCGCGGCGCCATCACGGCGAAGCGGCAGGCCGAAGCCAATGCGTCGCGCTCGAAGTTTCCGGGCTGTGACACCTCGAAAGCCTTTGCGGCGAACTACCGCGACGTTTCGATCCGTAGTCTCGGCCGTATCCTTGCTCAGCAGTTGCCCGAGGATTGGAAGCCGCTTGTCGAGCAGGCTGGCGACGGCATGACGACAGGTACGCGCGTTACCGAAAAGGGCGTCGAATATCTGGCAATCTGCAAGAAGCGTCAGGTCAACGATGACGCCGCCGCCGAGATCGTCTTCCGCGCCGAGGATCTCGGCAAGAAGAAGGCCGGCGGGGAAGACCCGAACAGCGCCAAATACCTCGAAGAACTGCGCTCGAAAGCGCAGATCGTCAACAAATAA
- a CDS encoding LPS-assembly protein LptD encodes MAAGNRKRMKLTNAALFAGVALHTLAIGMNAPAEAQDAATRIDDLQPNIPADAKLLLTANELVYNRDTEKVTVRGNVQIEYGGYKMVARQVDYDQKSGRILATGDIQLIEPGGNIVYADRMDVTDDFGNGFVQALRIETTDLTRLAAETGERRNGEEFILNKAVYTACTPCNTKPEHRSLWHIKAQRIIQNGRTRTIRLEHAYFELFGKPIAYIPVMEIPDHTVKRKSGFLFPQFRYTQKLGAGVGVPYYWAISPYMDATITGTGLTRQGFLLEGEFRQQFHNGLHTLNVAGISQMDREQFTPGTVDAMETNRGMIASRGKFEINPRWSFGWNVLVQSDNNFAKTYDLSTFDGTTYVNQAYLTGLGKRNYFDLRAFYFDIQDADPDSIDENKQPIAQVLDYSYTAPEPILGGELNADFNLTNIKRNRLDRVNVLGVERFRGLEGTSHRLTGELEWKRTYIAPGGLVLTPLLAARGDALGINVDDPVGYTGSFSGSDAETRRMLTAGLEARYPILFAGETSSHVLEPIAQLYARPDEQHAGGLPNEDAQSFVFDATNLFDRDKFSGYDRIEGGTRANIGFRYTGSFDNGYGLRAIAGQSFHLGGLNSFATDDLVKAGADSGLETDSSDYVAMLGIDAPSGLMASLSGRLDENDFSLRRADATVGYLGLNWQAALTYTRIEAQPTYGSPFDQDEIQTAAAYRFHDYWSVFGAVTYDIDAGVVSRNGIGITYDDQDTLFSIVYKQERDTDSSLANDWSIGARISFRTLGDVYVGDTRFDELDYF; translated from the coding sequence GTGGCGGCAGGCAACCGCAAACGCATGAAGCTTACCAACGCTGCCCTGTTCGCAGGTGTGGCGCTGCATACGCTTGCCATCGGAATGAATGCGCCAGCCGAGGCGCAGGATGCAGCGACGCGAATCGACGATCTGCAGCCGAATATTCCGGCCGACGCCAAGCTGCTGCTTACCGCCAACGAGCTTGTCTACAATCGCGACACGGAAAAGGTGACCGTGCGCGGCAATGTCCAGATCGAATATGGCGGCTACAAGATGGTGGCCCGGCAGGTCGACTACGACCAGAAATCCGGCCGCATCCTCGCGACCGGCGATATCCAGCTGATCGAGCCGGGCGGCAACATCGTCTATGCCGACCGGATGGACGTCACCGACGATTTCGGCAACGGCTTCGTCCAGGCCCTGAGAATAGAGACGACGGATCTGACGCGCCTCGCGGCGGAAACCGGCGAAAGGCGTAACGGCGAGGAATTCATCCTCAACAAGGCCGTCTACACCGCATGCACCCCGTGCAACACCAAGCCGGAACACCGGTCCCTGTGGCACATCAAGGCCCAGCGCATCATCCAGAACGGACGCACCCGGACCATTCGGCTCGAGCACGCCTATTTCGAGCTCTTCGGCAAGCCGATCGCCTACATTCCTGTCATGGAAATCCCGGATCATACGGTCAAGCGCAAGAGCGGCTTCCTGTTCCCCCAGTTCCGCTATACGCAAAAACTCGGGGCCGGCGTGGGCGTGCCCTACTACTGGGCGATCTCGCCCTATATGGACGCGACGATCACCGGCACGGGGCTGACCCGACAGGGTTTCCTTCTCGAGGGTGAATTCCGGCAGCAGTTCCACAACGGTCTGCATACGCTCAACGTGGCCGGCATCAGCCAGATGGACCGGGAGCAGTTTACCCCGGGAACCGTCGATGCGATGGAAACCAATCGCGGCATGATCGCTTCGCGGGGCAAGTTCGAGATCAATCCGCGCTGGAGCTTCGGCTGGAACGTTCTCGTCCAATCGGACAACAATTTCGCCAAGACCTACGATCTGTCGACCTTCGACGGCACGACCTACGTCAACCAGGCCTATCTGACCGGCCTCGGCAAACGCAACTATTTCGACCTGCGCGCCTTCTATTTCGATATTCAGGATGCCGACCCGGACAGCATTGACGAAAACAAGCAGCCGATCGCACAGGTCCTCGACTATTCCTACACCGCACCGGAACCGATCCTCGGCGGCGAACTCAACGCCGATTTCAACCTTACGAACATCAAACGCAACCGCCTCGACAGGGTGAACGTGCTGGGCGTCGAACGCTTCCGCGGACTGGAGGGAACCTCCCACAGGCTGACCGGCGAGCTCGAGTGGAAGCGGACCTACATTGCGCCCGGCGGGCTTGTGCTGACGCCGCTTCTGGCCGCCCGCGGAGATGCTCTGGGTATCAACGTGGATGATCCGGTCGGCTATACCGGCAGCTTTTCGGGCAGCGATGCCGAGACACGCCGGATGTTGACCGCCGGACTCGAGGCTCGCTATCCGATCCTCTTCGCCGGAGAAACCAGCAGTCATGTTCTGGAACCGATCGCGCAGCTCTATGCGCGTCCCGACGAGCAGCACGCCGGCGGGCTGCCGAACGAGGACGCGCAGAGCTTCGTCTTCGATGCGACCAATCTTTTCGACCGCGACAAATTCTCCGGCTACGATCGCATCGAGGGTGGTACGCGCGCCAATATCGGCTTCCGCTATACCGGAAGTTTCGATAACGGCTACGGTCTGCGCGCCATCGCCGGTCAATCGTTTCACCTTGGCGGCCTCAACTCATTCGCGACGGACGATCTCGTCAAGGCAGGAGCGGATTCGGGCCTCGAAACCGACAGCTCCGACTATGTCGCCATGCTTGGTATCGATGCACCCTCCGGTCTGATGGCTAGCCTCTCCGGCCGGCTGGACGAAAACGACTTCTCTCTGCGCCGGGCCGACGCCACCGTTGGCTATCTCGGGCTGAACTGGCAGGCCGCTCTGACCTATACGCGGATCGAAGCGCAGCCGACCTACGGTTCGCCGTTCGATCAGGACGAAATTCAGACTGCTGCCGCCTATAGGTTCCACGACTACTGGTCGGTATTTGGCGCCGTGACCTACGACATCGACGCGGGCGTCGTCTCCCGCAACGGCATCGGCATCACCTATGACGACCAGGACACGCTCTTCTCGATCGTCTACAAGCAGGAGCGGGACACCGACAGTTCGCTTGCAAACGACTGGTCGATCGGCGCCCGCATCAGCTTCCGCACGCTCGGTGACGTCTATGTCGGCGACACTCGGTTTGACGAACTTGACTACTTCTAA
- the lptG gene encoding LPS export ABC transporter permease LptG: protein MIFNTLGRYFFKRYVRTTLWFLIGIFALIFIIDFSELTSRMSNLPHYTVSGALLMTAFRIPTILQQTVPFVALFAAMAALISLNRRYELVVTRAAGISVWQFLRPFVVGALLFGVLAVIVLNPLAAWGTKKAEALEAEWGSSRSAAANSIPWLRQIYDGTDTIIGARSVQNGGTELINVTVIHFDPQGAITLRQDAKSAKLEDGYWLLNGVVETEVGRLPRRMETAQLRTNPKPDFVQERLAKADSIQFFELPRKIEVAQSFGFSTNGLETQFHSLMSLPLLLVAMTLIAACVSLKFSRFNQSRSVILGGILSGFVLYVVTVLIKAFGSSGIVPPFVAAWLPVVVAMALGSTILLHQEDG, encoded by the coding sequence ATGATTTTCAACACCCTCGGGCGCTACTTCTTCAAGCGCTATGTCCGCACCACCCTCTGGTTCCTTATCGGAATCTTCGCGCTGATCTTCATCATCGATTTCAGCGAGCTGACCAGCCGCATGTCGAACCTGCCGCACTACACGGTCTCGGGCGCGCTGCTGATGACCGCGTTTCGCATTCCGACGATCCTGCAGCAAACGGTGCCCTTCGTCGCGCTTTTTGCAGCAATGGCTGCATTGATCTCGCTCAACCGGCGCTATGAGCTGGTCGTAACCCGGGCGGCCGGTATTTCCGTCTGGCAATTCCTGCGTCCGTTCGTAGTCGGCGCATTGCTTTTCGGCGTGCTTGCCGTGATCGTGCTCAACCCGCTCGCCGCCTGGGGAACCAAGAAGGCGGAAGCCCTCGAGGCGGAATGGGGCTCCTCCCGTTCGGCCGCCGCGAACTCAATTCCCTGGCTCCGGCAGATCTACGACGGCACCGACACGATCATCGGCGCGCGCTCCGTCCAGAACGGCGGCACCGAGCTGATCAACGTGACCGTTATCCACTTCGATCCACAGGGCGCGATCACGCTCCGGCAGGATGCGAAGTCGGCGAAACTGGAAGATGGTTACTGGCTTCTTAACGGCGTCGTGGAAACGGAAGTCGGTCGTCTGCCGCGCCGTATGGAAACGGCACAACTTCGCACCAATCCGAAACCGGACTTCGTTCAGGAGCGTCTGGCAAAGGCTGATTCTATTCAGTTTTTTGAACTTCCGCGGAAGATCGAAGTGGCGCAGTCCTTTGGCTTTTCCACCAACGGCCTGGAAACGCAATTTCACTCTCTCATGTCGCTGCCGCTGCTTCTCGTCGCGATGACGCTGATCGCCGCCTGCGTCTCGCTAAAATTTAGCCGGTTCAACCAATCTCGGTCAGTGATTCTCGGTGGAATCCTGTCGGGCTTCGTGCTTTATGTCGTCACCGTGCTTATCAAAGCATTCGGGAGCAGCGGCATTGTGCCTCCGTTCGTTGCAGCCTGGCTGCCGGTTGTTGTAGCGATGGCGCTGGGCTCGACGATTCTACTGCACCAGGAGGATGGCTAG
- the lptF gene encoding LPS export ABC transporter permease LptF produces MKLIERYIFRRATIMFLATLLPLMGIVWTTQALTNVNLVTDSGQSIIAFLKLATLILPSVVPIILPFALVIGVTQTLSAMNTDSELTVLSAAGSTRMSIIRPVMFLAAGLSVLSFAIDNFVEPYSRVAVRKMIATAHADLLASVVQENAFRKITDGLYVQVGARRSGGVLHGIFVADARDPNFELVYYAREGAVDEERSALVMKDGEVHRKLPDGDVSIIKFDSYAFDLTDLTRMAGEANIRAKDRDLFYLLDPDPDDPAYKRAPLAFSAELHRRFTEWTFPLLFGLIALVVSSDARSHREARVHPMVSALGAALVIRWMTFYAANSAEDSIWFVPLMYLIPLVTAALAIQQLASNRRLDIPMTWQEKLSDLMVRLRLVRPAGADGEQPS; encoded by the coding sequence ATGAAGCTGATCGAACGCTACATATTCCGGCGCGCCACGATCATGTTCCTGGCGACGCTCCTGCCGTTGATGGGCATCGTGTGGACCACGCAGGCACTGACCAATGTCAACCTCGTCACCGACAGCGGTCAGTCGATCATCGCCTTTCTGAAGCTCGCGACTCTGATTCTGCCGTCGGTCGTGCCGATCATCCTGCCGTTCGCGCTGGTGATCGGGGTGACGCAGACGCTGAGCGCCATGAACACCGATTCGGAGCTTACGGTGCTCAGTGCCGCCGGCAGTACGCGCATGTCCATCATCCGGCCGGTGATGTTTCTCGCGGCCGGACTGAGCGTGCTCTCCTTCGCCATCGACAACTTCGTCGAGCCTTATTCGCGTGTTGCGGTACGCAAAATGATCGCGACCGCCCATGCGGACCTGCTCGCCTCCGTGGTCCAGGAGAACGCCTTCCGCAAAATTACCGACGGGCTTTACGTGCAGGTGGGTGCCCGCCGCAGCGGCGGCGTGCTGCACGGCATCTTCGTCGCCGATGCGCGCGATCCGAATTTCGAGCTCGTCTACTATGCGCGTGAAGGGGCGGTCGACGAGGAACGTTCCGCGCTCGTGATGAAGGATGGGGAGGTTCACCGCAAGCTGCCGGACGGCGACGTTTCCATCATCAAATTCGACTCCTATGCCTTCGATCTGACGGATCTGACCAGGATGGCGGGAGAAGCCAATATCCGCGCCAAGGATCGCGATCTCTTCTATCTCCTCGACCCCGATCCCGACGATCCAGCCTACAAGAGAGCCCCGCTCGCCTTTTCCGCCGAACTGCACCGGCGCTTTACCGAATGGACCTTTCCGTTGCTCTTCGGCCTGATTGCCCTTGTGGTCAGCAGCGATGCCCGCTCGCATCGCGAGGCGCGGGTGCACCCGATGGTCAGCGCCCTTGGAGCGGCTCTGGTCATCCGGTGGATGACCTTCTATGCAGCCAACAGCGCCGAAGATTCCATATGGTTCGTGCCGCTGATGTATCTGATCCCGCTGGTGACCGCTGCCCTCGCCATACAGCAGCTTGCCAGCAACCGCCGGCTCGACATACCCATGACATGGCAGGAAAAGCTCTCTGACCTCATGGTCCGGCTTCGGCTCGTGCGGCCGGCGGGCGCCGACGGGGAGCAGCCGTCATGA
- a CDS encoding leucyl aminopeptidase — protein MPMKFEFSFSKSYRPAGGVAVLLQVAGGKEAAGAAVADPEGVLGKAAKVGKFKGKALSTLDVIAPHGSPADRIVLLGLGDAAGIGDHDWLKAGGAAAAKLRSAEKITVFLDAPGAEVTGKAAADFALGMEMNAYSFESYKTRKTDDEPKAAQKPVKVTIVTGTVIAAKKAFATTQAVGEGVFLARDLVNEPANVLGPVEFAARAKELEKLGVEVEILTEREMKKLGMGALLGVAQGSSRPPRLVVMQWKGGKTKDRPVAFIGKGVVFDTGGISIKPASGMEDMKGDMGGAATVTGLMHVLAARKAAVNAVGIIGLVENMPDGSAQRPGDIVTSMSGQTIEVINTDAEGRLVLCDALWYCNDRFKPQLMIDLATLTGAIMVALATHYAGLFSNDDRLAEQLLAAGLATQERLWRMPLGKEYDKMIDSKFADMKNTGGRHGGSVTAAQFLKRFVKDTPWAHLDIAGTAMGSPADEINQSWGSGFGVRLLDQLVRANYES, from the coding sequence ATGCCGATGAAGTTCGAGTTTTCCTTCAGCAAATCCTACCGCCCGGCGGGCGGCGTCGCGGTCCTCCTGCAGGTTGCAGGGGGCAAGGAAGCAGCCGGTGCGGCCGTTGCCGACCCGGAGGGCGTTCTTGGGAAGGCAGCGAAGGTCGGCAAGTTCAAGGGCAAGGCGCTCTCGACCCTCGACGTCATTGCGCCGCATGGCTCGCCGGCCGATCGGATCGTCCTTCTCGGCCTGGGTGACGCGGCCGGAATCGGCGATCACGACTGGCTGAAGGCCGGTGGCGCCGCGGCCGCGAAATTGCGGTCCGCCGAAAAGATCACGGTCTTTCTCGACGCGCCCGGCGCCGAAGTCACCGGCAAGGCAGCCGCGGATTTCGCCCTTGGCATGGAGATGAATGCCTATAGCTTCGAGAGCTACAAGACCCGGAAAACGGATGATGAGCCCAAGGCTGCGCAGAAACCGGTGAAAGTCACGATCGTCACGGGGACGGTGATCGCGGCCAAGAAGGCCTTCGCGACTACCCAGGCGGTCGGCGAAGGCGTATTTCTGGCACGCGATCTCGTCAATGAACCCGCCAACGTGCTCGGTCCCGTGGAGTTTGCCGCGCGCGCGAAGGAGCTGGAAAAGCTCGGCGTCGAGGTGGAGATCTTGACCGAGCGAGAGATGAAGAAACTCGGCATGGGCGCACTTCTCGGCGTAGCGCAAGGTTCCTCCCGTCCGCCGCGGCTGGTCGTCATGCAATGGAAAGGCGGGAAGACCAAGGACAGGCCGGTCGCCTTCATCGGCAAGGGGGTCGTGTTCGACACGGGCGGCATCTCGATCAAGCCCGCTTCCGGCATGGAGGATATGAAGGGCGACATGGGCGGGGCGGCGACCGTGACCGGCCTCATGCATGTCCTTGCCGCGCGCAAGGCGGCGGTCAACGCCGTCGGCATCATCGGACTGGTGGAGAACATGCCGGACGGAAGTGCCCAGAGGCCGGGTGACATCGTGACGTCCATGTCCGGGCAGACGATCGAGGTGATCAACACCGACGCCGAGGGCAGACTCGTGCTGTGCGATGCTCTCTGGTACTGCAATGATCGTTTCAAGCCGCAGCTGATGATCGATCTCGCGACACTGACCGGCGCGATCATGGTGGCACTCGCCACTCACTACGCCGGACTGTTCTCGAACGACGACCGGCTGGCGGAGCAGCTGCTCGCAGCCGGCCTTGCCACCCAGGAGCGGCTGTGGCGGATGCCGCTGGGCAAGGAATATGACAAGATGATCGACAGCAAGTTCGCCGACATGAAGAACACCGGGGGCCGCCATGGCGGCTCGGTAACCGCGGCGCAGTTTCTGAAGCGCTTCGTCAAGGACACGCCCTGGGCGCATCTCGACATCGCCGGCACGGCCATGGGCTCGCCGGCGGACGAGATCAATCAGTCATGGGGCTCGGGTTTCGGCGTTCGTCTCCTCGACCAGCTGGTGCGCGCGAACTACGAATCGTGA
- a CDS encoding DNA polymerase III subunit chi → MTEILFYHLTESKLEDALPPLLDKSIERGWRVVVQTVDAERRDALDTHLWVYRDDSFLPHGTDADDFAAEQPILIVFDDGNRNSATVRFLVDGAEPPLVSEYERVVFMFDGYDQKQLEAARDQWKRLKAEGHNLTYWQQNRDGRWEKKA, encoded by the coding sequence ATGACCGAGATTCTTTTCTATCATCTGACCGAATCGAAGCTCGAGGACGCCCTGCCTCCGCTGCTCGACAAGAGCATCGAGCGCGGCTGGCGGGTGGTCGTGCAGACGGTCGACGCCGAAAGGCGCGATGCACTGGATACGCATCTTTGGGTCTATCGGGACGACAGCTTCCTGCCGCACGGCACGGATGCGGACGATTTCGCGGCCGAACAACCGATTCTCATCGTTTTCGATGACGGCAACCGGAATTCCGCGACAGTGCGCTTTCTCGTCGACGGCGCCGAACCGCCGCTCGTTTCCGAATATGAGCGGGTTGTTTTCATGTTCGACGGCTATGACCAGAAGCAGCTTGAGGCGGCGCGAGATCAGTGGAAGCGGCTCAAGGCCGAGGGGCACAATCTCACCTATTGGCAGCAGAACCGTGACGGAAGGTGGGAAAAGAAGGCGTAA
- a CDS encoding Gfo/Idh/MocA family protein, whose translation MSQINIAIVGVGKIVRDQHLPALAKDADYRLIAAASRHGTVDGIDNFKSIDAMLDAVPAIEAVSLCMPPQYRYEAARTALSAGKHVFLEKPPGATLSEVADLEALADDKGVSLFASWHSRYAPAVEAAKAFLASTAIRDVRIIWKEDVRHWHPNQEWIWAAGGLGVFDPGINALSIMTHILPRPVFITSATLEFPENRDAPIAATIAFSDAEKLHVAAEFDWRQTGKQSWDIVAATDAGEMVLSEGGAKLALDGKIVHEQPEQEYPMLYRRFAEIIKAGRSDVDLAPLRHVADAFMLGRRKFVEAFHD comes from the coding sequence ATGTCCCAAATCAACATTGCCATCGTCGGTGTCGGCAAAATCGTGCGTGACCAGCATTTGCCGGCGCTTGCGAAGGACGCGGACTACCGGCTGATCGCAGCAGCAAGCCGTCATGGAACCGTGGACGGCATCGACAATTTCAAGTCGATCGACGCCATGCTCGACGCCGTCCCGGCGATCGAGGCGGTTTCGCTCTGCATGCCGCCGCAGTACCGCTACGAGGCGGCACGGACGGCACTCTCCGCCGGCAAGCACGTCTTCCTCGAAAAGCCGCCGGGCGCCACTTTGAGCGAGGTCGCAGATCTGGAAGCGCTTGCGGACGACAAAGGCGTCTCGCTCTTTGCAAGCTGGCACTCGCGCTATGCCCCGGCAGTCGAAGCGGCAAAGGCGTTTCTGGCATCGACCGCCATTCGTGACGTCCGCATCATCTGGAAGGAAGATGTTCGCCACTGGCATCCGAACCAGGAGTGGATCTGGGCTGCAGGCGGGCTCGGCGTCTTCGACCCGGGCATCAACGCGCTCTCGATCATGACCCACATCCTGCCCCGTCCGGTCTTCATCACCTCCGCGACGCTCGAATTTCCCGAGAACCGGGACGCGCCGATCGCCGCCACGATCGCCTTCAGCGATGCGGAAAAGCTCCATGTCGCTGCCGAGTTCGATTGGCGCCAGACGGGCAAGCAGAGCTGGGACATCGTCGCCGCGACGGACGCGGGCGAAATGGTGCTCTCCGAGGGCGGCGCCAAACTCGCGCTCGACGGGAAGATTGTCCACGAGCAGCCCGAACAGGAATACCCCATGCTCTATCGGCGTTTCGCCGAGATCATCAAAGCCGGCAGATCGGATGTCGACCTGGCGCCGCTCCGGCATGTCGCCGACGCCTTCATGCTCGGCCGCCGCAAATTCGTCGAGGCATTCCACGACTGA
- a CDS encoding GNAT family N-acetyltransferase: MPHIRLATRVELDTIIDWAAKEGWNPGLEDANAFWAADPEGYWVAVEEERLAAAISLVRYGSGYAFLGLYIADEEYRGRGIGRELWQWAIARAEGRTVGLDGVVAQQENYRKSGFNWSHANIRYGGVANVIEPPGTELVDVAPVHAAALIDYDMRFNPIRREAFLREWIKQLQTRRSVVLLRDGAIAGYGTIRKCREGYKIGPLLADSETGADLLFRKLVTGTGGERVYLDVPEPNASARALCTRYNMKPAFETARMYRGPAPDLPLARIYGITTFELG; encoded by the coding sequence ATGCCACATATTCGTCTTGCGACACGGGTCGAGCTCGATACGATCATCGACTGGGCCGCCAAGGAGGGGTGGAATCCCGGGCTCGAAGATGCCAACGCCTTCTGGGCCGCCGATCCGGAAGGTTACTGGGTCGCCGTCGAGGAAGAGCGGCTTGCCGCTGCCATTTCGCTTGTGCGCTATGGCAGCGGCTATGCCTTTCTCGGACTTTACATCGCGGATGAGGAGTATCGGGGCAGGGGCATCGGCCGCGAACTCTGGCAGTGGGCAATTGCACGGGCCGAAGGCCGGACCGTCGGCCTTGACGGAGTCGTGGCCCAGCAGGAGAACTATCGGAAGTCGGGTTTCAACTGGTCGCATGCGAACATACGCTACGGCGGTGTGGCGAATGTAATCGAGCCGCCCGGCACGGAGCTTGTCGATGTGGCGCCCGTGCATGCGGCGGCACTGATCGATTATGACATGAGGTTCAATCCCATCCGGCGCGAGGCGTTTCTGCGCGAATGGATCAAGCAGCTGCAGACGCGCAGAAGCGTGGTCCTGCTGCGTGACGGGGCAATCGCCGGTTACGGAACGATCCGAAAGTGCCGCGAAGGCTACAAGATCGGACCGCTGCTCGCCGATAGCGAGACCGGGGCGGATCTTCTGTTTCGCAAGCTCGTGACCGGCACAGGGGGAGAACGGGTCTATCTGGACGTCCCGGAACCGAATGCGTCGGCAAGGGCGCTTTGCACGCGCTACAACATGAAGCCGGCTTTCGAGACCGCCCGCATGTATCGCGGACCGGCGCCCGATCTGCCGCTTGCGCGGATTTACGGGATTACGACCTTCGAGCTCGGTTGA